Proteins encoded in a region of the Haloglomus salinum genome:
- a CDS encoding response regulator, translating to MTRVLIVDDEPNVVEAYALWLKNEFDIVTATGGEEALEAVDDTVDVVLLDRRMPTLSGDEVLEALHDRGFDPRVAMVTAVDPDFDIVDMEFDAYLTKPVTKSDLVETVDQLVSLDEYAAGVREQFALAEKRAVLEIEMTESELAESEEYQELLTELERIDDETGDHAGELSHDAFAAAVRDLVDE from the coding sequence ATGACCCGGGTCCTCATCGTCGACGACGAGCCGAACGTCGTCGAGGCCTACGCGCTCTGGCTCAAGAACGAGTTCGACATCGTGACCGCGACGGGCGGTGAGGAGGCCCTCGAAGCCGTCGATGACACGGTGGATGTCGTGCTGCTGGACCGCCGGATGCCGACCCTCTCCGGCGACGAGGTGCTGGAGGCACTCCACGACCGCGGGTTCGACCCGCGTGTCGCGATGGTGACCGCCGTCGACCCGGACTTCGATATCGTGGACATGGAGTTCGACGCCTACCTGACCAAGCCCGTCACGAAATCCGACCTCGTCGAGACGGTCGACCAGCTCGTCTCCCTCGACGAGTACGCGGCCGGCGTCCGTGAACAGTTCGCGCTCGCGGAGAAGCGGGCGGTGCTCGAGATCGAGATGACCGAGAGCGAACTGGCCGAAAGCGAGGAGTACCAGGAGCTGCTGACCGAGCTGGAGCGCATCGACGACGAGACCGGCGACCACGCGGGCGAGCTGAGCCACGACGCCTTCGCCGCGGCCGTCCGCGACCTCGTCGACGAGTAG
- a CDS encoding TraB/GumN family protein yields MTDGAVEADDTRDAEHAGSVRVVGTAHVSQESVDEVEHTIEEERPDVVAVELDEGRFRQMKGETPDDLDAADLLQGNTVFQFLAYWMLSYVQTRLGDRFDVRPGAEMLAAVETSEQLGIDVALVDRDIQVTIQRFWARLSGLEKLRLLGGLAFGVASPFAVGLGVGLTVGLFAALVAGAVGGAPLVPPGTPLAGVVDAALVGALVGLGVAALLGIALRLTAPEETEDIDEFDPAELTDTDVVSAMMEEFRRFSPGGAEALIDERDAYIAHELVRLRDAGNHVVAVVGAGHQEGIERYLANPETLPRMEDLVGRQESSRFSPYKLFGYLFTLGFLVFFALLAVAAYTGVPGASSGLLVRLFAAWFLVNGLLSFGLAKLAGAHWPSATVGGAVAWLTSVNPLLAPGWFAGYVELRYLTVNVADIAELNELLDDTETPIPQLIGNMLDVPLFRLIVIVAATNIGSFVGSILFATVLIPYLFAEIGGTDEIVRLMLAGARNSVDLLVGGIL; encoded by the coding sequence ATGACTGACGGGGCCGTCGAAGCGGACGATACCCGCGACGCCGAGCACGCTGGGAGCGTCCGCGTCGTCGGGACCGCCCACGTCTCACAGGAGAGCGTCGACGAGGTCGAACACACCATCGAGGAGGAACGCCCGGACGTGGTCGCGGTCGAGCTGGACGAGGGGCGCTTCCGGCAGATGAAAGGCGAGACGCCCGACGACCTCGACGCCGCGGACCTGCTTCAGGGGAACACCGTCTTCCAGTTCCTCGCCTACTGGATGCTCTCGTACGTGCAGACCCGGCTGGGCGACCGCTTCGACGTCCGCCCGGGCGCGGAGATGCTCGCGGCCGTCGAGACCAGCGAGCAACTCGGCATCGATGTCGCGCTGGTGGACCGGGATATCCAGGTGACCATCCAGCGCTTCTGGGCACGGCTGTCGGGCCTGGAGAAGCTCAGACTGCTCGGCGGCCTCGCCTTCGGCGTCGCCAGCCCGTTCGCCGTCGGACTGGGCGTCGGCCTGACCGTCGGACTGTTCGCCGCGCTGGTCGCCGGCGCGGTCGGCGGCGCGCCGCTGGTCCCGCCGGGCACGCCCCTCGCCGGCGTCGTCGACGCGGCACTGGTCGGGGCGCTGGTCGGGCTCGGTGTCGCCGCCCTGCTCGGTATCGCCCTCCGGCTCACTGCGCCCGAGGAGACGGAGGACATCGACGAGTTCGACCCCGCCGAGCTGACCGACACGGACGTCGTCTCGGCGATGATGGAGGAGTTCCGCCGGTTCTCACCGGGCGGCGCCGAGGCGCTCATCGACGAGCGCGACGCCTACATCGCCCACGAGCTCGTTCGTCTCCGCGACGCCGGCAACCACGTCGTCGCCGTCGTCGGCGCGGGCCACCAGGAGGGAATCGAGCGCTACCTCGCCAACCCCGAGACGCTCCCGCGGATGGAGGACCTGGTGGGACGCCAGGAGTCCTCGCGGTTCTCGCCGTACAAGCTCTTCGGCTACCTGTTCACACTGGGCTTTCTCGTCTTCTTCGCCCTGCTCGCGGTCGCCGCCTACACCGGCGTCCCGGGCGCGTCGAGCGGCCTGCTCGTCCGGTTGTTCGCCGCGTGGTTCCTCGTCAACGGTCTCCTGTCGTTCGGCCTCGCGAAGCTCGCGGGCGCACACTGGCCCAGCGCGACCGTCGGCGGAGCGGTCGCCTGGCTCACCTCCGTCAACCCGCTGCTCGCGCCGGGCTGGTTCGCCGGCTACGTCGAACTCCGCTACCTCACGGTCAACGTCGCCGATATCGCCGAGCTGAACGAGCTGCTCGACGACACGGAGACGCCCATCCCCCAGCTCATCGGCAACATGCTGGACGTGCCGCTGTTCCGGCTCATCGTCATCGTCGCCGCGACGAACATCGGCTCGTTCGTCGGGAGCATCCTGTTCGCGACGGTGCTCATCCCGTACCTCTTCGCCGAAATCGGCGGCACCGACGAGATCGTCCGGCTGATGCTCGCCGGAGCGCGCAACAGCGTCGACCTGCTCGTGGGGGGGATACTATGA
- a CDS encoding metalloprotease, with product MSGRGVRAGGRGGGISFSARETRDLVVAWLALGVAFTLFLLVTSGRGVGPAGLLGLLGTGLFVELLVLSLLTAGVGFLLHELAHKVVAIRFGQVAEFRADYTMLGLALAAALVGFLFAAPGAVYHSGRITHRESAGIALAGPLTNVVLAGLFLPVFLLAEGGFLLRAGQLGVTLNAVLAGFNMIPFGPLDGRKVLRWNYVGFGASFLLCAGVAVVSVLYVGFPI from the coding sequence ATGAGCGGGCGCGGGGTTCGTGCCGGCGGGCGGGGCGGTGGTATCTCGTTCAGCGCCCGCGAGACGCGCGACCTCGTCGTCGCGTGGCTGGCGCTGGGCGTGGCGTTCACCCTCTTCCTGCTGGTCACGTCCGGCCGTGGCGTCGGGCCGGCGGGCCTGCTCGGCCTTCTCGGCACGGGCCTGTTCGTCGAGCTACTGGTCCTGTCGTTGCTGACCGCCGGGGTCGGCTTCCTGCTCCACGAGCTCGCACACAAGGTCGTCGCCATCCGATTCGGACAGGTCGCGGAGTTCCGCGCGGACTACACCATGCTGGGGCTCGCACTGGCGGCAGCGCTCGTCGGCTTCCTGTTCGCCGCGCCCGGCGCGGTCTACCACAGCGGCCGTATCACGCATCGCGAGAGCGCGGGTATCGCGCTCGCGGGGCCGCTCACGAACGTGGTCCTCGCCGGCCTGTTCCTTCCGGTGTTCCTGCTCGCTGAGGGCGGGTTCCTGCTCCGGGCCGGGCAGCTCGGTGTAACGCTGAACGCCGTCCTCGCCGGCTTCAACATGATTCCGTTCGGTCCGCTCGACGGCCGGAAGGTGCTCCGATGGAACTACGTCGGCTTCGGGGCGAGCTTCCTGCTCTGTGCCGGGGTCGCCGTGGTGAGCGTCCTCTACGTCGGGTTCCCCATCTGA
- a CDS encoding sensor histidine kinase, whose protein sequence is MSVGRIREAVERGGGSWFVSGIGVVLAGLSLWYVIVFRALSITSSAVGSPGFVLAVLEVILLGGFSVVLVYAGYWLATSQFDSQQLWWAGLWTVVGLAGIVAIVALLQSSQLSEGQALSEVTIVEELLLAAGGGGIAGLLIGISTVQSMWSQEQVERQRDTLEFVNELLRHNVLNGMQVVLASAELVEEELDSEDPDHETVESALSHIDDRGEDIVELVENVRVLAQSVSGDVACGPVVVSSLLTQKAGTARGTYPEATIRTDIEPDVTVSADDLLPAVFENLLANAVDHNDREHPTVEVALETDPDEGVAVVTVADDGPGIPDEYKEAYFGPGEQDEGSVGQGLGLYLVDTLVDRYGGAVTATDNEPRGARFEVELPLHED, encoded by the coding sequence ATGAGTGTGGGCCGTATCCGTGAAGCGGTAGAGCGAGGGGGCGGGTCGTGGTTCGTCAGCGGAATCGGCGTGGTGCTGGCGGGCCTCTCGCTGTGGTACGTCATCGTGTTCCGTGCCCTCTCGATCACCTCGTCGGCCGTCGGGTCGCCGGGGTTCGTCCTGGCGGTGCTGGAGGTGATTCTCCTGGGTGGGTTCTCGGTGGTGCTGGTCTACGCGGGCTACTGGCTCGCGACCAGCCAGTTCGACTCCCAGCAGCTCTGGTGGGCCGGCCTCTGGACGGTGGTCGGCCTGGCCGGTATCGTCGCCATCGTGGCGCTCCTGCAGAGTTCGCAGCTCTCCGAGGGGCAGGCACTCTCGGAAGTGACCATCGTCGAGGAGCTGTTGCTGGCCGCCGGCGGCGGCGGCATCGCCGGCCTCCTCATCGGTATCTCGACGGTCCAGTCGATGTGGAGCCAGGAGCAGGTCGAGCGCCAGCGCGACACGCTGGAGTTCGTCAACGAACTGCTGCGACACAACGTCCTCAACGGGATGCAGGTCGTGCTCGCGAGTGCCGAACTCGTCGAGGAGGAACTGGACAGCGAGGACCCGGACCACGAGACGGTCGAGAGCGCCCTCTCCCACATCGACGACCGGGGCGAGGACATCGTCGAACTCGTCGAGAACGTGCGCGTGCTCGCACAGTCCGTCTCCGGAGATGTCGCCTGCGGTCCGGTCGTCGTCTCCTCGCTTCTCACACAGAAGGCCGGGACCGCCCGCGGGACGTATCCCGAGGCGACCATCCGGACCGACATCGAACCGGACGTGACCGTCTCGGCCGACGACCTGCTGCCGGCCGTCTTCGAGAACCTGCTGGCCAACGCCGTCGACCACAACGACCGGGAGCACCCCACCGTCGAGGTCGCCCTCGAGACTGACCCGGACGAGGGGGTGGCCGTCGTCACTGTCGCCGACGACGGCCCCGGTATTCCGGACGAGTACAAGGAGGCCTACTTCGGCCCCGGAGAACAGGACGAGGGGAGCGTCGGACAGGGTCTCGGCCTGTATCTGGTCGACACGCTGGTCGACCGCTACGGGGGAGCGGTCACTGCCACCGACAACGAGCCACGTGGTGCCCGGTTCGAGGTCGAACTCCCGCTCCACGAGGACTGA
- the psmB gene encoding archaeal proteasome endopeptidase complex subunit beta — MRQNEFSAPSVGDGMESAVYEPELGQLPDVSEKDAEKVNTTGTTTIGITTDEGVVIATDMRASLGGRFVSNKNVQKVEQIHPSGALTLVGSVGGAQSFIRSLRAEVNLYEARRGEDMNIEALATLAGNFARGGPFFAINPILGGVDDDGHHVYSIDPAGGVMEDDYTVTGSGLTVAYGTLEREYSDDLTIDEAKQVAASGVKAAVERDTGSGNGVFLAEVTEEGVDINGHKDFDEVL; from the coding sequence ATGCGTCAGAACGAATTCTCTGCCCCGAGCGTGGGGGACGGCATGGAGTCCGCGGTGTACGAGCCGGAGCTCGGCCAGCTCCCCGACGTGTCCGAGAAGGACGCCGAGAAGGTCAACACCACCGGGACGACGACCATCGGCATCACCACCGACGAGGGCGTCGTCATCGCGACGGACATGCGCGCCTCGCTGGGTGGCCGCTTCGTCTCCAACAAGAACGTCCAGAAGGTCGAACAGATCCACCCGAGCGGTGCGCTCACGCTCGTCGGCTCGGTCGGTGGCGCCCAGTCGTTCATCCGCTCGCTCCGCGCGGAGGTCAACCTCTACGAGGCTCGCCGTGGCGAAGACATGAACATCGAGGCCCTCGCGACGCTTGCGGGTAACTTCGCCCGTGGCGGTCCGTTCTTCGCCATCAATCCCATCCTGGGCGGCGTCGACGACGACGGCCACCACGTCTACTCCATCGACCCCGCGGGCGGTGTCATGGAGGACGACTACACCGTCACCGGCTCCGGGCTCACCGTCGCCTACGGGACGCTCGAGCGCGAGTACAGCGACGACCTCACCATCGACGAGGCCAAGCAGGTCGCCGCCAGCGGTGTCAAGGCCGCCGTCGAGCGCGACACCGGCTCCGGTAACGGCGTCTTCCTCGCGGAGGTCACCGAGGAGGGTGTCGACATCAACGGTCACAAGGACTTCGACGAAGTCCTGTAG
- a CDS encoding MBL fold metallo-hydrolase, whose translation MVHHDGIRADWLGYATLRLETPAPDAAPGSENGGSSTVVYCDPGRYGVLSGEWPPERAGGAADHHPQGPAVEPRDGDLVCVTHDHHYDPAAIRRVASEDATVVVFEGVNTHRIDRDVERPVDLPHELRRVDDEADIAVGEVIVRTTAAFNHADGPHVDASGDPIHPEGFGCGFHFTLPSPTRDEDIRVFWPGDTDVLEGHAELDVSLFCPPIGGAFTMDRHAAADLAAAMEPELVLPVHYNTFEALTTDSRAFAADVAETGIPVVLSETWASPVS comes from the coding sequence ATGGTCCACCACGACGGTATCCGGGCCGACTGGCTCGGCTACGCCACGCTCCGACTGGAGACGCCCGCCCCCGATGCGGCGCCGGGGAGCGAGAACGGCGGCTCCAGCACGGTCGTCTACTGCGACCCCGGCCGCTACGGCGTGCTCTCGGGGGAGTGGCCGCCCGAGAGGGCCGGCGGTGCGGCGGACCATCACCCGCAGGGGCCGGCGGTCGAACCACGGGACGGCGACCTCGTCTGCGTGACCCACGACCACCACTACGACCCCGCGGCCATCCGCCGGGTGGCGAGCGAGGACGCGACGGTCGTCGTCTTCGAGGGCGTCAACACCCACCGCATCGACCGGGATGTCGAGCGACCGGTCGACCTCCCCCACGAGCTACGCCGCGTCGACGACGAGGCCGACATCGCGGTCGGCGAGGTCATCGTCCGGACGACAGCGGCGTTCAATCACGCCGATGGTCCGCACGTCGATGCGTCGGGCGACCCTATCCATCCGGAGGGGTTCGGCTGCGGGTTCCACTTCACCCTCCCCTCGCCCACGAGGGACGAGGACATCCGGGTCTTCTGGCCCGGCGATACGGACGTACTGGAGGGCCACGCCGAGCTGGACGTGAGCCTGTTCTGCCCGCCCATCGGCGGCGCGTTCACCATGGACCGGCACGCGGCCGCCGACCTGGCCGCCGCGATGGAACCGGAGCTGGTACTGCCGGTCCACTACAACACGTTCGAGGCCCTGACGACTGATTCGCGTGCGTTCGCCGCCGACGTGGCCGAGACCGGGATTCCGGTCGTCCTCTCGGAGACGTGGGCGAGCCCAGTTAGCTGA
- a CDS encoding DNA topoisomerase IV subunit A, whose translation MSTENADTDTEPNSERARQELIELASEFYDQFAEGDVPRMRIPTRTKSNIEYSEEKGVWVLGDRQTTRTAKTKAGAQKLLKAIYTIEFLAQQLEEDRSSTLRELYYLSESWDNEFAQFNDQDDSNGLVEDLEVVSGVTREDFHMRPEESGATLMGPLLLREQTRRGEREIHCQEDVGEGGYQIPNNPDTIEFLDNDAEFILCVETGGMRDRLVENGFDEEYGCIVVHLKGQPARATRRITKRLHDELDLPVVVFTDGDPWSYRIYGSVAYGSIKSAHLSEYLATPAAQFVGIRPQDIVDYDLPTDPLADSDINALESELDDPRFQSEFWREQIELQLDIGKKAEQQALASRGLDFVTDTYLPERLTEMGVF comes from the coding sequence ATGAGTACCGAGAACGCAGACACCGACACCGAGCCGAACAGCGAACGAGCGCGCCAGGAGCTCATCGAGCTCGCCAGCGAGTTCTACGACCAGTTCGCCGAGGGGGATGTCCCGCGGATGCGTATCCCGACCCGGACGAAGAGCAACATCGAGTACTCCGAGGAGAAGGGCGTCTGGGTGCTGGGCGACCGGCAGACGACCCGGACGGCGAAGACCAAGGCCGGGGCCCAGAAGCTCCTGAAGGCCATCTACACCATCGAGTTCCTGGCCCAGCAACTCGAGGAGGACCGCTCCTCGACCCTGCGTGAACTCTACTATCTCAGCGAGTCCTGGGACAACGAGTTCGCCCAGTTCAACGACCAGGACGACTCCAACGGCCTCGTCGAGGACCTGGAGGTGGTCTCGGGCGTCACTCGCGAGGACTTCCACATGCGCCCGGAGGAATCCGGTGCGACCCTGATGGGCCCGCTCCTCCTGCGCGAGCAGACCCGCCGCGGCGAGCGGGAGATCCACTGCCAGGAGGACGTCGGCGAGGGCGGCTACCAGATTCCCAACAACCCCGACACCATCGAGTTCCTCGACAACGACGCGGAGTTCATCCTCTGTGTCGAGACCGGTGGGATGCGCGACCGGCTGGTCGAGAACGGCTTCGACGAGGAGTACGGCTGCATCGTCGTCCACCTGAAGGGCCAGCCGGCCCGCGCGACACGGCGCATCACCAAGCGCCTCCACGACGAGCTCGACCTCCCGGTCGTGGTCTTCACCGACGGCGACCCGTGGTCGTACCGCATCTACGGTTCGGTGGCGTACGGCTCCATCAAGTCCGCACACCTCTCGGAGTACCTCGCCACGCCGGCGGCGCAGTTCGTCGGCATCCGCCCACAGGACATCGTCGACTACGACCTGCCGACGGACCCGCTGGCGGACTCGGACATCAACGCGCTCGAGTCCGAACTGGACGACCCACGCTTCCAGAGCGAGTTCTGGCGCGAGCAGATCGAGCTGCAGCTCGATATCGGGAAGAAAGCAGAGCAGCAGGCGCTCGCCTCGCGCGGCCTCGACTTCGTGACCGACACCTACCTGCCCGAGCGCCTGACCGAGATGGGCGTGTTCTGA
- a CDS encoding DNA topoisomerase VI subunit B — protein sequence MTSFQSELGGDGGGDGDGDGNGGGGDGDGIAEELAREQRAISIAEFFEKNKHMLGFDSGARGLVTAVKEAVDNALDATEEAGILPDIYVEIEEAGDYYRLVVEDNGPGITKEQVPKIFGKLLYGSRFGKREQNRGQQGIGISAAVMHSQLTSGKPAKITSKPRGGDARFFELIIDTDANEPEIDTDEATTWERPHGTRIELEMEGNMRARQQLHDYIEHTAVVNPHARIELREPGLDEPLKFERATDQLPAETEEIKPHPHGVELGTLKKMLEATDSYSISGFLQGEFTRVGGTTATNVVDAFRDRQLGRGMTWRVPGTTDEADVVGAVVDATANKGATATEAFAEEVYAALDEHDHVGYGDVENAVEAAADEVEDEHDVRLGSTVRENAVAAAWGEVTTRREPDCYRLVDEATTTRKDDAAVDGLARRIADRFADAEMHEPGVGDGVRDRVTRDTLAGWVDWAAERTAERDDETFGETARENVVDALWARARTVETEPPNVAALVDDRDSVARLLEAMRETDILSPPTDCLAPITEELVDAGLRKEYDADFFATCTRDAEVHGGDPFIVEAGIAYGGDLESEGAVDILRFANRVPLVYQRGACATVDVIKRINWRNYNLDQPGGSGIPNGPAVLMVHVASTNVPFTSESKDAVANVPEIEDEIELALREAARELKTYLNKQQSLRERRQKRDTLAEILPEMADKLTEVTGREPLHIEDSLARIMNNVLVERRQENGHVTLAVENNDDTTIEPEITDICSVDPGEVEDASVVEMDGEWFVRWQPSVAGGETAELVYDVGEDAEFDVAVEGIEEEKLTTNA from the coding sequence ATGACTTCGTTCCAGTCGGAACTCGGCGGTGACGGGGGTGGCGACGGCGATGGTGACGGCAACGGCGGTGGCGGCGATGGCGACGGCATCGCCGAGGAACTCGCCCGGGAGCAGCGGGCCATCTCCATCGCCGAGTTCTTCGAGAAGAACAAGCACATGCTCGGCTTCGACTCGGGTGCCCGGGGGCTCGTCACGGCCGTCAAAGAGGCGGTCGACAACGCCCTCGACGCGACCGAGGAGGCCGGTATCCTGCCCGACATCTACGTCGAGATCGAGGAGGCCGGTGACTACTACCGGCTCGTCGTCGAGGACAACGGTCCGGGTATCACGAAAGAGCAGGTGCCGAAGATATTCGGCAAACTGCTGTACGGCTCCCGATTCGGCAAGCGGGAGCAGAACCGCGGGCAGCAGGGTATCGGTATCTCCGCCGCGGTCATGCACTCGCAGCTCACCTCCGGCAAGCCCGCGAAGATCACCTCCAAACCACGCGGTGGGGACGCGCGGTTCTTCGAACTCATCATCGACACGGACGCCAACGAGCCCGAGATCGACACCGACGAGGCGACCACGTGGGAACGCCCACACGGCACCCGCATCGAGCTGGAGATGGAGGGCAACATGCGGGCCCGCCAGCAGCTCCACGACTACATCGAGCACACGGCGGTCGTCAACCCGCACGCCCGCATCGAACTGCGCGAGCCGGGGCTGGACGAGCCGCTCAAGTTCGAGCGCGCGACCGACCAGCTTCCCGCCGAGACGGAGGAGATCAAGCCCCACCCGCACGGTGTCGAGCTCGGGACGCTGAAGAAGATGCTGGAGGCGACGGATTCGTACTCCATCAGTGGCTTCCTCCAGGGGGAGTTCACCCGCGTCGGCGGCACGACCGCGACCAACGTCGTCGACGCCTTCCGCGACCGGCAGCTCGGCCGCGGGATGACCTGGCGCGTCCCCGGAACGACCGACGAGGCCGACGTGGTCGGCGCTGTCGTCGACGCGACGGCGAACAAGGGCGCCACGGCGACCGAGGCCTTCGCCGAGGAGGTCTACGCCGCCCTCGACGAGCACGACCACGTCGGCTACGGCGATGTCGAGAACGCGGTCGAGGCGGCAGCCGACGAGGTGGAGGACGAGCACGACGTCCGTCTCGGGAGTACCGTCCGCGAGAACGCCGTCGCGGCGGCCTGGGGTGAGGTGACGACCCGCCGCGAGCCGGACTGTTACCGGCTCGTCGACGAGGCGACCACCACCCGGAAGGACGACGCGGCCGTCGACGGCCTCGCCCGGCGTATCGCCGACCGCTTCGCCGACGCCGAGATGCACGAGCCCGGCGTCGGCGACGGGGTTCGCGACCGCGTGACCCGGGACACGCTGGCCGGCTGGGTCGACTGGGCCGCCGAGCGGACGGCCGAGCGTGACGACGAGACCTTCGGCGAGACCGCCCGCGAGAACGTCGTCGACGCGCTCTGGGCCCGTGCCCGGACCGTCGAGACGGAGCCGCCGAACGTGGCGGCGCTCGTCGACGATCGGGATTCCGTGGCCCGGCTGCTGGAGGCGATGCGCGAGACGGACATCCTTTCGCCGCCGACGGACTGCCTGGCGCCCATCACGGAGGAGCTCGTGGATGCGGGGCTGCGAAAGGAGTACGACGCGGATTTCTTCGCGACCTGCACCCGTGACGCCGAGGTCCACGGCGGCGACCCGTTCATCGTCGAGGCCGGCATCGCCTACGGCGGCGACCTCGAATCGGAGGGGGCCGTGGACATCCTCCGGTTCGCCAACCGCGTCCCGCTGGTCTACCAGCGCGGCGCCTGCGCGACGGTCGACGTCATCAAGCGTATCAACTGGCGGAACTACAACCTCGACCAGCCGGGGGGCAGCGGCATCCCGAACGGGCCGGCCGTGCTGATGGTCCACGTCGCCTCGACGAACGTTCCGTTCACGAGCGAATCGAAGGACGCCGTCGCGAACGTCCCCGAGATAGAGGACGAGATCGAACTCGCTCTCCGGGAGGCCGCCCGCGAACTGAAGACCTACCTCAACAAGCAGCAGTCGCTGCGCGAGCGCCGGCAGAAGCGCGACACGCTGGCCGAGATACTGCCCGAGATGGCCGACAAACTGACCGAGGTCACCGGCCGCGAACCGCTTCACATCGAGGACTCGCTCGCCCGCATCATGAACAACGTCCTCGTCGAGCGGCGCCAGGAGAACGGCCACGTCACGCTCGCCGTCGAGAACAACGACGACACGACTATCGAGCCCGAGATCACCGACATCTGCTCGGTGGACCCCGGGGAGGTGGAGGACGCTAGCGTCGTCGAGATGGACGGGGAGTGGTTCGTCCGCTGGCAACCCTCCGTGGCGGGCGGTGAGACTGCCGAACTGGTCTACGATGTCGGCGAGGACGCCGAGTTCGACGTCGCGGTCGAGGGCATCGAGGAGGAGAAGCTGACCACCAACGCCTGA